One genomic region from Ornithinicoccus hortensis encodes:
- a CDS encoding extracellular solute-binding protein: protein MAACGGDDGGEEGTGGAGGNGEVGAEPVTLSVATFNEFGYEELFTEYESLHDNVTIEHVKADTADNARDALRNSLGADSGASDIEAVEVDWLVEFMQYPDKFADLSDPSVDGRWQDWKVAAATTEDGKLVGYGTDNGPEAICYRADLFEEAGLPSDREEVATLLEGDWQHYFDVGKDFVASSDAAWFDSANATWQGMINQVEVAYQDEAGEIIATTNPEVRELYDQVLTASVDDELSAGLGQWSPDWANGFQESSFATMLCPGWMLGVVEGNASGIEGWDVANVFPGGGGNWGGSYLTVPAQGDHVAEATALANWLTAPEQQVKAFEAKGTFPSQVEALESEELLSSTNAFFNDAPTGEIFAERAKAITFQPYKGPDYFSINTALQDALTRVDVDGTDDAQSSWDKFVSDVEALG, encoded by the coding sequence ATGGCCGCCTGTGGCGGAGACGACGGGGGTGAGGAGGGCACCGGAGGCGCCGGCGGGAACGGCGAGGTCGGTGCCGAGCCGGTGACCCTCTCGGTCGCCACCTTCAACGAGTTCGGCTACGAGGAACTCTTCACCGAGTACGAGTCGCTGCACGACAACGTGACCATCGAGCACGTCAAGGCCGACACCGCGGACAACGCCCGCGACGCCCTGCGCAACAGCCTGGGCGCCGACTCCGGGGCCTCCGACATCGAGGCTGTGGAGGTCGACTGGTTGGTGGAGTTCATGCAGTACCCCGACAAGTTCGCCGACCTGTCCGACCCCTCCGTCGACGGGCGCTGGCAGGACTGGAAGGTGGCTGCCGCCACCACCGAGGACGGCAAGCTGGTGGGCTACGGCACGGACAACGGCCCCGAGGCGATCTGCTACCGCGCCGACCTGTTCGAGGAGGCCGGGCTCCCCTCGGACCGCGAGGAGGTGGCCACCCTCCTCGAGGGTGACTGGCAGCACTACTTCGACGTCGGCAAGGACTTCGTCGCGTCCTCGGACGCGGCGTGGTTCGACTCGGCGAACGCCACCTGGCAGGGCATGATCAACCAGGTCGAGGTCGCCTACCAGGACGAGGCCGGCGAGATCATCGCCACCACCAACCCCGAGGTCAGGGAGCTCTACGACCAGGTGTTGACCGCGTCGGTGGACGACGAGCTCTCCGCCGGCCTGGGGCAGTGGAGCCCGGACTGGGCCAACGGCTTCCAGGAGTCCTCCTTCGCCACCATGCTCTGCCCGGGCTGGATGCTGGGTGTGGTCGAGGGCAACGCCTCCGGTATCGAGGGGTGGGACGTGGCCAACGTCTTCCCCGGCGGTGGCGGCAACTGGGGCGGGTCCTACCTGACGGTGCCCGCCCAGGGTGACCACGTGGCCGAGGCCACGGCGCTGGCCAACTGGCTGACCGCGCCCGAGCAGCAGGTCAAGGCGTTCGAGGCCAAGGGCACCTTCCCCAGCCAGGTCGAGGCGCTGGAGTCCGAGGAGCTGCTCAGCTCCACCAACGCCTTCTTCAACGATGCCCCCACCGGCGAGATCTTCGCCGAGCGGGCCAAGGCGATCACCTTCCAGCCCTACAAGGGCCCGGACTACTTCTCGATCAACACCGCCCTCCAGGACGCGCTCACCCGGGTGGACGTGGACGGCACCGACGACGCCCAGTCCTCCTGGGACAAGTTCGTCTCCGACGTGGAGGCGTTGGGCTGA
- the gdhA gene encoding NADP-specific glutamate dehydrogenase: protein MHQLDPTLEPIYEQVLQRNPGEDEFHQAVLEVLDTLGPVVAKHTAYKDARVIERICEPERQIIFRVPWVDDNGDVQINRGFRVEFNSVLGPYKGGLRFHPSVLLGTVKFLGFEQIFKNALTGLPIGGGKGGSDFDPKGRSDQEVMRFCQSFMTELYRHLGEYTDVPAGDIGVGGRELGYLFGQYKRITNRYESAVLTGKGLGWGGSMVRKEATGYGTVYFVDEMLKTVNGSFDGKKVVVSGSGNVAIYAIEKVHQLGGTVVACSDSGGYVVDEAGLDVELLKEIKEVRRGRVSDYAQQRPGARHIADGSIWDVPCQVALPCATQNELDEQEAKALVTNGCLVVGEGANMPTTPAALRVFQDAGVLFGPGKAVNAGGVATSALEMQQNASRDSWTFEHTEQRLAEIMRGIHERCAEAADEYGVPGNYVVGANATAFVQVADAMLALGVI, encoded by the coding sequence ATGCACCAGCTCGACCCCACGCTGGAGCCGATCTACGAACAGGTTCTGCAGCGCAACCCCGGAGAGGACGAGTTCCACCAGGCGGTCCTGGAGGTCCTGGACACGCTCGGGCCCGTCGTGGCCAAGCACACGGCATACAAGGATGCCCGGGTGATCGAGCGCATCTGCGAGCCGGAGCGGCAGATCATCTTCCGGGTCCCGTGGGTCGACGACAACGGTGACGTCCAGATCAACCGCGGGTTCCGGGTCGAGTTCAACTCGGTGCTCGGGCCCTACAAGGGCGGGCTGCGGTTCCACCCCTCGGTGCTGCTGGGCACGGTGAAGTTCCTCGGCTTCGAGCAGATCTTCAAGAACGCCCTGACCGGGCTGCCGATCGGTGGCGGCAAGGGCGGCTCGGACTTCGACCCGAAGGGGCGGTCCGACCAGGAGGTCATGCGGTTCTGCCAGTCGTTCATGACCGAGCTCTACCGGCACCTCGGGGAGTACACCGACGTCCCGGCCGGTGACATCGGGGTCGGCGGCCGCGAGCTAGGCTACCTGTTCGGGCAGTACAAGCGGATCACCAACCGCTACGAGTCCGCGGTGCTCACCGGCAAGGGCCTGGGCTGGGGCGGCTCGATGGTCCGCAAGGAGGCCACCGGCTACGGCACCGTCTACTTCGTCGACGAGATGCTGAAGACCGTCAACGGGTCCTTCGACGGCAAGAAGGTCGTCGTGTCCGGGTCCGGCAACGTGGCGATCTACGCGATCGAGAAGGTGCACCAGCTCGGTGGCACGGTCGTGGCCTGCTCTGACTCCGGTGGCTACGTCGTGGACGAGGCCGGTCTCGACGTCGAGCTGCTCAAGGAGATCAAGGAGGTCCGGCGCGGTCGGGTCAGCGACTACGCGCAGCAGCGACCCGGTGCCCGGCACATCGCCGACGGCTCGATCTGGGACGTGCCCTGCCAGGTGGCGCTGCCGTGCGCCACGCAGAACGAGCTCGACGAGCAGGAGGCCAAGGCCCTGGTCACCAACGGCTGCCTCGTGGTCGGCGAGGGCGCCAACATGCCGACCACGCCGGCGGCGCTGCGGGTCTTCCAGGACGCCGGGGTGCTGTTCGGCCCGGGCAAGGCGGTGAACGCCGGTGGCGTCGCCACGTCCGCGCTGGAGATGCAGCAGAACGCCTCCCGGGACTCCTGGACCTTCGAGCACACCGAGCAGCGGCTGGCCGAGATCATGCGCGGCATCCACGAGCGGTGTGCCGAGGCGGCCGACGAGTACGGCGTGCCGGGCAACTACGTGGTCGGCGCGAACGCCACCGCGTTCGTCCAGGTCGCGGACGCGATGTTGGCGCTCGGCGTCATCTGA
- a CDS encoding carbohydrate ABC transporter permease, translated as MQVGAVERPRRRSSGAGQGRPGKLVYGLLAAVLLGSMFPLWWSFLVASHDSTVLSRQTFPILPGGNFLQNAATVIDTVEFWRATRNSIVVSTVVSASVVFFATLAGYAFAKLRFRGSRPLLVFVIATMAVPTQLGVVPLYQVMAKLGWTGELVAVIVPGLVTAFGVFWMTQYLSQAVPDELIEAARVDGCSMLRTFWHVGLVAARPAAAMLGLFTFVATWTNFFWPFIILGPQDPTLPVALQQLQAAHWVDYSLVLAGALLATIPLLILFVVAGRQLVSGIMQGAVKQ; from the coding sequence CTGCAGGTCGGCGCCGTCGAGAGACCGCGTCGCAGGTCCTCGGGAGCGGGACAGGGACGCCCCGGGAAGCTGGTCTACGGACTGCTGGCCGCGGTGCTCCTGGGCTCGATGTTCCCGCTGTGGTGGTCCTTCCTGGTCGCCAGCCACGACTCGACCGTGCTGTCCCGGCAGACCTTCCCGATCCTGCCCGGCGGCAACTTCCTGCAGAACGCCGCCACGGTCATCGACACGGTCGAGTTCTGGCGGGCCACCCGGAACTCGATCGTGGTGTCCACCGTCGTCTCGGCATCCGTCGTCTTCTTCGCCACGCTGGCCGGCTACGCCTTCGCCAAGCTGAGGTTCCGTGGCTCGCGACCGCTGCTGGTCTTCGTCATCGCCACCATGGCGGTGCCGACCCAGCTGGGCGTGGTCCCGCTCTACCAGGTGATGGCCAAGCTCGGCTGGACCGGCGAACTGGTCGCCGTCATCGTCCCCGGCCTGGTCACCGCCTTCGGGGTGTTCTGGATGACCCAGTACCTGAGCCAGGCCGTGCCCGACGAACTCATCGAGGCCGCCCGCGTCGACGGCTGCAGCATGCTGCGCACCTTCTGGCACGTGGGCCTGGTGGCCGCGCGGCCGGCCGCCGCGATGCTCGGTCTGTTCACCTTCGTGGCGACCTGGACCAACTTCTTCTGGCCGTTCATCATCCTGGGCCCGCAGGACCCGACCCTGCCCGTGGCCCTGCAGCAGCTGCAGGCCGCCCACTGGGTGGACTACTCCCTCGTCCTGGCCGGCGCGCTGCTGGCCACCATCCCGCTGTTGATCCTGTTCGTCGTCGCCGGCCGCCAACTGGTGTCCGGCATCATGCAAGGAGCCGTCAAGCAATGA
- a CDS encoding Type 1 glutamine amidotransferase-like domain-containing protein — protein MSRRPFRPLALACCLGLVAPLSALPAAGADPEAPETLAPIGGGYEPEAMQSFTARVADQATGETVDIFVVPSSYGDAPEDREENLELAQERTEEVEDHCEAVVDLDSFPGGCEATLLVLLDRADAMDPANSVAVIDSDADGVFVLGGDQVLAMQVLANSPAETHLEQAFEGGVVLGGTSAGNAVESVSMGAGYSEDGWPWNALERDKTIIYWGDDPASDERGLAFGSQEIILDQHFYQRGRFGRLLNWTAMSAERYGGAGKLGVGVDWATGVVIEDDRTVTDPFGNSSSAVLDLSHADEPDWVGLADTLSVRGVLTHLLAPGAGMSYDVPGRTAAMSGEPVAAPERGTQPALHRRVGGPLYLGGGMNDDGDSAALTGFVDALRTRGSGHTDVVLVAAGYEDVLQAQTAAADYGSALADAGWDGPVRVLVQGQDPLPASAFARAVGVVFIGGDQSLMALAVADRGYADAVRKSVQRPTPVLTDGAATAVLGAHYVANPTPGDDYEDVAIAEFRADGNDVVEGLGVLPGISLEPTLTYDYRWGRLYGAAAAHPQERAVGISELTALRLDRSGSEVVGERSVIVLDGSTADWGVGSNGARAAVNVWLDAYGPGDSVA, from the coding sequence GTGTCCCGTCGTCCGTTCCGCCCGCTCGCCCTCGCCTGCTGTCTGGGGCTGGTGGCCCCGCTGTCCGCGCTCCCGGCGGCCGGTGCCGACCCCGAGGCGCCGGAGACCCTGGCGCCGATCGGTGGCGGGTACGAGCCGGAGGCCATGCAGTCCTTCACCGCCCGGGTCGCCGACCAGGCCACCGGGGAGACGGTCGACATCTTCGTGGTGCCCTCCAGCTACGGCGACGCCCCGGAGGACCGGGAGGAGAACCTGGAGCTCGCCCAGGAGCGCACCGAGGAGGTCGAGGACCACTGCGAGGCGGTCGTCGATCTGGACAGTTTCCCGGGCGGGTGCGAGGCGACCCTGCTGGTCCTGTTGGACCGGGCCGACGCGATGGACCCGGCCAACTCCGTCGCCGTCATCGACTCCGACGCCGACGGGGTCTTCGTGCTCGGCGGTGACCAGGTGCTGGCGATGCAGGTGCTCGCCAACAGCCCGGCTGAGACGCACCTGGAGCAGGCCTTCGAGGGCGGAGTCGTACTGGGCGGGACCAGCGCGGGCAACGCGGTGGAGTCGGTGTCCATGGGCGCCGGCTACAGCGAGGACGGCTGGCCGTGGAACGCGCTGGAGCGGGACAAGACCATCATCTACTGGGGGGACGACCCGGCCTCGGACGAACGGGGGCTGGCCTTCGGGTCGCAGGAGATCATCCTGGACCAGCACTTCTACCAGCGCGGACGGTTCGGTCGGCTGCTGAACTGGACCGCCATGTCCGCCGAGCGGTACGGCGGCGCCGGCAAGCTCGGGGTCGGCGTCGACTGGGCCACCGGGGTGGTCATCGAGGACGACCGCACCGTCACCGACCCGTTCGGGAACAGCTCCAGCGCGGTCCTCGACCTGAGCCACGCCGACGAGCCGGACTGGGTCGGCCTGGCCGACACCCTGTCGGTCCGCGGCGTGCTGACCCACCTGCTCGCACCCGGTGCCGGGATGTCGTATGACGTGCCGGGCCGGACCGCTGCCATGTCCGGTGAGCCCGTGGCGGCCCCCGAGCGGGGGACGCAGCCGGCGCTGCACCGCCGGGTCGGCGGACCGCTCTACCTGGGCGGCGGGATGAACGACGACGGGGACTCGGCGGCCCTGACCGGGTTCGTCGACGCGCTCCGGACCCGCGGGTCCGGACACACTGACGTGGTCCTCGTCGCGGCGGGTTACGAGGACGTGCTGCAGGCCCAGACGGCCGCGGCCGACTACGGCAGCGCCCTGGCCGACGCGGGCTGGGACGGACCCGTTCGGGTGCTGGTGCAGGGCCAGGACCCGCTCCCGGCCAGCGCCTTCGCGCGGGCGGTGGGCGTCGTCTTTATCGGCGGCGACCAGTCGCTGATGGCGCTGGCCGTGGCCGACCGCGGCTACGCCGACGCGGTGCGCAAGTCGGTCCAGCGGCCGACGCCGGTGCTCACCGACGGTGCCGCCACCGCGGTGCTCGGGGCGCACTACGTGGCGAACCCCACCCCCGGCGACGACTACGAGGACGTCGCGATCGCCGAGTTCCGGGCGGACGGCAACGACGTCGTGGAGGGGCTCGGGGTGCTGCCCGGCATCAGCCTGGAGCCCACCCTGACCTACGACTACCGGTGGGGTCGGCTCTACGGGGCGGCCGCCGCGCACCCACAGGAGCGTGCGGTCGGCATCAGCGAGCTCACCGCGCTGCGGCTCGACCGGTCCGGCAGCGAGGTGGTCGGGGAACGCTCGGTCATCGTGCTCGACGGGTCCACCGCCGACTGGGGCGTCGGGAGCAACGGGGCACGCGCCGCCGTCAACGTCTGGCTGGACGCCTACGGTCCGGGAGACTCCGTGGCGTAA
- a CDS encoding DUF4352 domain-containing protein — protein sequence MSTSRSRRVAPSRRVAALLAAPALLTVALSGCGSVPESESPGAPAAAPTSEAPGTDADPTTEAPAPTTDTAPTTDAAPTTDTAPTTETPAPPTGAAPTDTGSPGGGGEASGETGSLESPIPMGSTVEVGDWTVTLDAFEKDATQALSGPEFGNPDPPEGSQFSLLSVTATYHGEDRGSAFMDLWFELLGPDGVPTSDTEGEFCSAGMDTDLIAAPDAEPGDTIEGQVCFIVATEDLEDSVLLVEELLSMDRSGSYFVALQ from the coding sequence ATGAGCACGTCCCGTTCCCGTCGTGTCGCGCCTTCCCGTCGTGTCGCGGCGCTGCTCGCGGCTCCCGCGCTGCTGACGGTGGCACTGTCCGGGTGTGGTTCGGTGCCGGAGAGCGAGTCGCCGGGTGCGCCGGCGGCTGCGCCGACCTCGGAGGCACCGGGGACGGATGCGGACCCCACCACGGAGGCGCCAGCGCCGACGACGGACACGGCCCCGACGACGGACGCAGCGCCGACGACGGACACGGCCCCGACGACGGAGACGCCCGCACCGCCCACCGGCGCCGCGCCGACCGACACCGGCTCTCCCGGGGGCGGGGGCGAGGCGAGCGGTGAGACCGGGAGCCTGGAGTCGCCGATCCCGATGGGCTCCACCGTGGAGGTGGGGGACTGGACCGTTACCCTCGACGCCTTCGAGAAGGACGCGACGCAGGCCCTGTCCGGGCCGGAGTTCGGTAACCCGGACCCGCCGGAGGGGTCGCAGTTCTCGTTGCTGTCCGTGACCGCCACCTACCACGGTGAGGACCGCGGCTCGGCGTTCATGGACCTGTGGTTCGAGCTGCTCGGCCCGGACGGGGTCCCGACCAGCGACACCGAGGGCGAGTTCTGCTCCGCCGGGATGGACACCGACCTCATCGCCGCGCCGGACGCCGAGCCCGGCGACACCATCGAGGGACAGGTCTGCTTCATCGTCGCGACCGAGGACCTCGAGGACAGCGTGCTGCTCGTCGAGGAACTGTTGAGCATGGACCGGTCGGGCTCCTACTTCGTGGCGCTCCAGTAG
- a CDS encoding LacI family DNA-binding transcriptional regulator — protein sequence MAAKSVPTLEDVATRAGVSRATASRVINADPRVREAARVAVQAAVDALGYRPNRAARSLVKRGPDSIAVVVPESDERVFSDPFFSGTLRGVTQALASTPLQVVLVMGEAGDDDGRMGRYLRGGHTDGAIVVSHHQDDNLWRVLEQTQLPSVFLGRPYSEQATMPYVDVDNAAGARLATEHLLARGCRTIGTITGPPDMSAGRDRLRGWEEVLREAGRPTDLVESGDFTAAGGAAAMHRLLERSPDLDGVFVASDLMAVSAIGELSTLGREVPGDVAVVGYDDSPAATLSRPGLTTVVNPVSQMAGRAVALLLRLMAGEDAEPEVLSTRLVVRESA from the coding sequence ATGGCAGCCAAGAGTGTGCCGACCCTGGAGGACGTCGCCACCAGGGCGGGCGTCTCCCGGGCCACCGCGTCGCGCGTGATCAACGCCGACCCGCGGGTGCGCGAGGCGGCCCGGGTCGCCGTCCAGGCCGCCGTCGACGCCCTGGGCTACCGGCCCAACCGGGCGGCCCGCTCACTGGTCAAGCGCGGCCCGGACTCGATCGCCGTCGTGGTGCCGGAATCCGACGAGCGGGTGTTCTCCGACCCCTTCTTCTCCGGCACCCTCCGCGGGGTGACCCAGGCCCTGGCCAGCACGCCCCTCCAGGTGGTGCTGGTGATGGGGGAGGCCGGCGACGACGACGGCCGGATGGGGCGCTACCTGCGGGGTGGGCACACCGACGGCGCGATCGTGGTGAGCCACCACCAGGACGACAACCTGTGGCGCGTGCTGGAGCAGACCCAGCTGCCATCGGTCTTCCTCGGCCGCCCCTACTCCGAGCAGGCCACGATGCCCTACGTCGACGTCGACAACGCGGCCGGGGCCCGGCTGGCCACCGAGCACCTGCTCGCCCGCGGGTGCCGGACGATCGGCACCATCACCGGCCCACCCGACATGAGCGCGGGGCGGGACCGGTTGCGCGGCTGGGAGGAGGTGCTGCGGGAGGCCGGTCGCCCCACGGACCTGGTCGAGTCCGGCGACTTCACGGCCGCCGGTGGCGCCGCCGCGATGCACCGCCTGCTGGAGCGGTCCCCGGACCTGGACGGGGTGTTCGTCGCCTCCGACCTGATGGCCGTCTCCGCGATCGGGGAGCTGTCCACCCTCGGGCGCGAGGTGCCCGGCGACGTCGCGGTCGTCGGCTACGACGACTCGCCGGCCGCGACGTTGAGCCGGCCGGGCCTGACCACGGTCGTCAACCCGGTCTCGCAGATGGCCGGCCGGGCCGTCGCGCTGCTGCTGCGGCTGATGGCGGGGGAGGACGCCGAGCCGGAGGTGCTCTCCACCCGCCTGGTGGTCCGGGAGTCCGCCTGA
- a CDS encoding helix-turn-helix domain-containing protein, with product MAEIRILDVVGHPVRLRILHEVADRERTTAQLREALPDVTPATLYRHVGALLDAGVLTVVAERKVRGATERTLAAGPRDAHADLADLEALGAGGLRQIFLTLLAHLSGQMDRFLQGADPDLLRLSGASQTVLHVDLDDLAALQQEMSALLTRYREPGPDKHRVTLTSVLVPDP from the coding sequence ATGGCTGAAATCCGCATTCTCGACGTTGTGGGGCACCCGGTCCGGTTGCGCATCCTGCACGAGGTGGCCGACCGGGAGCGCACCACGGCACAGTTGCGCGAGGCGCTGCCCGATGTCACCCCCGCCACGCTCTACCGGCACGTCGGTGCGCTGCTGGACGCCGGCGTGCTCACGGTCGTGGCCGAGCGGAAGGTCCGGGGAGCGACCGAGCGAACCCTGGCCGCGGGGCCGCGGGACGCGCATGCGGACCTTGCCGATCTCGAGGCGCTGGGGGCCGGGGGGCTTCGTCAGATCTTCCTCACCCTCCTGGCGCACCTGAGCGGGCAGATGGACCGCTTCCTCCAGGGGGCGGACCCGGACCTGCTCCGCCTGTCGGGGGCGTCCCAGACGGTCCTCCATGTCGACCTGGACGATCTCGCCGCCCTCCAGCAGGAGATGTCGGCCCTCTTGACGAGATACCGCGAGCCAGGGCCAGACAAGCACCGGGTGACCCTCACGAGCGTGCTGGTGCCAGACCCCTGA
- a CDS encoding carbohydrate ABC transporter permease: MTRLRPPVEHADRLPRPPRRIGLGSRLSRWDVKLSPYLYISPFFLLFFVTGLFPLVYTGWVAVHDWDLIMGQGEFVGTKNFVEVLTGRDFWTALTNTFSIFLLSSVPQVFAAIVIAAALDTNLRAKTFWRMGVLLPYVVAPVAVALIFSNLFADKFGLINSALGVLGIDPVGWHSQRLPSHLAIATMVNFRWTGYNALIFLAAMQAVPRDLYEQAAIDGAGRVRQFWSVTVPMLRPTIIFVVITSTIGGLQIFDEARMYDQFGRGGADGQWQTLTVYLYELGWTRSNFGRASAVAVLLFLIIVLVGLLNFWITRRIASSEVKR; the protein is encoded by the coding sequence ATGACCCGGCTCCGCCCCCCGGTGGAGCACGCTGACCGGCTCCCGCGGCCGCCGCGCCGTATCGGCCTCGGGAGCCGGCTCAGCCGGTGGGACGTCAAGCTCTCGCCCTACCTGTACATCTCCCCGTTCTTCCTGCTGTTCTTCGTGACCGGCCTGTTCCCGCTGGTCTACACCGGCTGGGTCGCCGTGCACGACTGGGACCTGATCATGGGGCAGGGCGAGTTCGTCGGCACCAAGAACTTCGTCGAGGTGCTCACCGGCCGGGACTTCTGGACCGCGCTGACCAACACGTTCAGCATCTTCCTGTTGTCCTCGGTCCCACAGGTCTTCGCGGCCATCGTGATCGCGGCGGCGCTGGACACGAACCTGCGGGCCAAGACCTTCTGGCGGATGGGTGTGCTGCTTCCGTATGTCGTGGCGCCGGTGGCCGTCGCGCTGATCTTCTCCAACCTGTTCGCCGACAAGTTCGGGTTGATCAACAGCGCGCTCGGCGTGCTCGGGATCGACCCGGTCGGCTGGCACTCCCAGCGCCTGCCCAGCCACCTGGCCATCGCCACGATGGTCAACTTCCGCTGGACCGGCTACAACGCCCTGATCTTCCTCGCGGCGATGCAGGCGGTGCCGCGGGACCTGTACGAACAGGCCGCCATCGACGGGGCCGGCCGGGTCCGGCAGTTCTGGTCGGTGACCGTGCCGATGCTGCGGCCCACGATCATCTTCGTGGTGATCACCTCGACCATCGGGGGTCTGCAGATCTTCGACGAGGCACGCATGTACGACCAGTTCGGCCGGGGCGGTGCCGACGGGCAGTGGCAGACGCTGACCGTCTACCTGTACGAACTGGGCTGGACCCGCTCCAACTTCGGCCGGGCCTCGGCCGTGGCGGTCCTGCTCTTCTTGATCATCGTCCTCGTCGGGCTGCTCAACTTCTGGATCACCCGACGCATCGCGTCCTCGGAGGTGAAGCGGTGA
- a CDS encoding GH1 family beta-glucosidase, whose protein sequence is MSTPKQFPDGFLWGSATASYQIEGAAREDGRGCCIWGTYSRTPGKVHAGHTGQVACDHYHRYAEDVRLMRDLNLQSYRFSTSWARVMPDGRSINRAGLDFYSRLTDELLEQGVVPWLTLYHWDLPQALEDQGGWPSRDVAHRFADYAEAVHEALGDRIHYWTTLNEPWCSAFLGYAAGRHAPGRTDGPDALRAAHHLLLGHGLALQVLRSRDPELELGITLNFADVTPADPGDPGDRDAARRIDGMSNRFFIEPLLRGGYPADVLDDLRAVWPEDLVRDGDLDLISGRMDMLGVNYYSGNTVTGVPPELAHEAADAARALGRPTEHVGSEHVGFVPQDVPHTAMGWEVRPHGLTDLLVRLDRDYTGPASTDLYVTENGAAYDDVPDDDGFVEDTDRLAYVADHLAAVHAAIEQGATVRGYFLWSLLDNFEWAYGYDKRFGIVRVDYDTLERTPKASAQWYAGVAGSNRLP, encoded by the coding sequence ATGAGCACCCCCAAGCAGTTCCCCGACGGTTTCCTGTGGGGCTCGGCCACCGCCTCGTACCAGATCGAGGGCGCGGCCCGCGAGGACGGCAGGGGCTGCTGCATCTGGGGCACCTACTCCCGCACGCCCGGCAAGGTGCACGCCGGGCACACCGGGCAGGTCGCCTGCGACCACTACCACCGGTATGCCGAGGACGTGCGCCTGATGCGGGACCTGAACCTGCAGTCCTACCGGTTCTCCACCTCGTGGGCCCGGGTGATGCCGGACGGCAGGTCGATCAACCGGGCCGGGCTGGACTTCTACTCCCGGCTGACCGACGAGCTCCTCGAGCAGGGGGTCGTGCCGTGGCTGACCCTCTACCACTGGGACCTGCCGCAGGCGCTGGAGGACCAGGGCGGGTGGCCGAGCCGGGACGTGGCCCACCGGTTCGCCGACTACGCCGAGGCGGTGCACGAGGCACTCGGTGACCGGATCCACTACTGGACCACGCTCAACGAGCCCTGGTGCAGCGCCTTCCTCGGGTATGCCGCGGGCCGGCACGCCCCGGGCCGCACCGACGGGCCGGACGCGCTCCGGGCCGCACACCACCTGCTGCTCGGGCACGGCCTCGCGCTGCAGGTGCTGCGCTCCCGGGATCCGGAACTGGAGCTAGGGATCACGCTCAACTTCGCCGACGTCACCCCGGCCGACCCGGGCGACCCGGGCGACCGCGACGCCGCGCGCCGGATCGACGGCATGAGCAACCGGTTCTTCATCGAGCCGCTGCTCCGGGGCGGATACCCCGCCGACGTCCTGGACGACCTGCGCGCCGTCTGGCCCGAGGACCTGGTCCGGGACGGCGACCTGGACCTGATCAGCGGCCGGATGGACATGCTGGGCGTCAACTACTACTCCGGGAACACGGTCACCGGCGTCCCGCCCGAGCTGGCTCACGAGGCCGCCGACGCGGCCCGGGCGCTGGGGAGACCGACCGAGCACGTCGGCTCCGAGCACGTGGGCTTCGTGCCCCAGGACGTGCCGCACACCGCCATGGGCTGGGAGGTCCGGCCGCACGGACTGACCGACCTGCTGGTGCGGCTGGACCGCGACTACACGGGCCCCGCGAGCACCGATCTCTACGTCACCGAGAACGGAGCGGCCTACGACGACGTGCCGGACGACGACGGCTTCGTCGAGGACACCGACCGGCTGGCCTACGTCGCCGACCACCTGGCCGCCGTGCACGCGGCGATCGAGCAGGGCGCGACCGTCCGGGGCTACTTCCTGTGGTCCCTGCTGGACAACTTCGAGTGGGCCTACGGCTACGACAAACGGTTCGGCATCGTGCGGGTGGACTACGACACCCTCGAGCGGACCCCCAAGGCCAGCGCCCAGTGGTACGCCGGGGTGGCAGGATCTAACCGGCTGCCCTGA